Genomic DNA from Bacillota bacterium:
GTTGGCTTCGGGGGAGGGCTCACCTGGGGAGCCAACTTAATCACGTGGACTCGAGGATAGAGAAACCGAAGGGGGATGCCTCACATGGCTTTTGAGCAGATCAGGGATATCGTCTCCGACCAACTTGGGGTGGAGAAGGACAGAATCACTATGGACAGCACGTTCACGGGCGACCTGGGCGCTGACTCGTTGGATATGGTGGAACTCCTCATGGCTCTCGAGGAGAAGCTGGGTGTGCATATCGAGGACGACGACGCCAAGACGATGAAGACCGTGGGTGACGCGGTCAGGTATCTCGAGGCTAGGAGCTAGTATGAGGACCTTGTATGGATCCAGGCTATGCCGGATGCTGGGGCTCGACTACCCAATCATCCAGGGCGGCATGGCCTGGGTAGCGGATGCTTCGCTCGCCGCGGCGGTCTCCGATGCAGGAGCCCTGGGGATCATCGCGGCGGGCAATGCCCCGCCAGAATGGCTGAGGGAACAGATTCGCCTGGCACGGGCCTTCACGGACCGGCCGTTCGGCGTGAACATCATGCTCATGAGTCAGACTGCCAGGGCGGCCGTGGACGTGGTGTGCGAGGAACGGGTTTCTGTGGTGACCACCGGAGCGGGAAGCCCAGGCGAATTCATGTCAGCGCTCAAGGCCGCTGGCGTCATAGTCATACCCGTGGTCGCCTCGTCCGCCCAGGCACGCAGGGTCGTCGAGTCAGGGGCGGATGCAGTGATCGCCGAGGGCTACGAGTCCGGGGGACATGTCGGTGAGCTGACCACCATGGCACTGGTTCCGCAGGTAGCCGACGCGGTCGATGTGCCTGTCATTGCTGCTGGCGGCATTGGGGATGGCCGTGGCGTCGCCGCCGCGCTTTGCCTTGGAGCAGACGGAGTCCAGCTCGGAACGAGGTTTCTGGTAGCGACCGAGTGCACTATCCATCCCAGATACAAGGCGAGAGTGCTGGCTGCGCGGGACTCCGACACTGCAGTCACCGGGAGGTCTACAGGACACCCGGTCCGCTGCCTGAAGAACCGGCTGGTCCGAGAGTTCCAGAGGCTCGAGCGGGCAGGCGCCCCACCGGAGACTCTCGAGGCCCTGGGAGAGGGCAAGCTAGCCCTGGCTGCCCGCGAAGGCGACGTGGACAACGGCTCGGTGATGGCAGGTCAGATAGCGGGGCTTGTAAGAGACGAGGCCTCCGCAGAGGAGATAGTCAGGGGCCTGATGGCCCAGGCCGCACAGATCATAGAGGCCGTCGGCCTGAGATTCAGGGATTGAGCACCGGGGGAGTGAGTTCATGAAGACCGCGTTTCTCTTCTCCGGCCAGGGAGCCCAGTATGTGGGCATGGGCCGGGACGTCTATGAGGCCGAGCCCAAGGCGCGCGAGGTATATCGGCGGGCCAGCGACGCCCTGGGATATGGCGTGGAGAATATATGTTTTGAGGAGAACAGCTTGCTTCACAAAACTGAGTACACCCAGCCAGCAATCGTGACTACAAGCCTTGCGCTTCTCGCCGTGCTCCGCGAGGCGGGGATGGAGGCAGACGTCACCGCCGGGCTCAGTCTTGGCGAGTACTCGGCCTTGATCTACAGTGGGGCCCTGGGGCTTGAAGATGGTGTCCGTTTGGTCAGCAAGAGGGGCCGGTTCATGCAGGAAGCAGTCCCCGAGGGCGTGGGCACCATGGCCACCATCCTCGGGCTCGAGCGGGACAAAGTGGTCGAAGCTTGCCTGGAGGCGTCTGACGTCGGTGTGGTGGAGGCGGCGAACTTCAACTGCCCCGGGCAGATCGTAATATCCGGGGAGGTCGCCGCGGTCGATCGGGCGTGTCAGATCGCCCGTGAGAAGGGTGCGAAGCGGACCATCAGGTTGAACGTGTCGGCACCGTTCCACTCGAGCATGTTGGCCCCTGCGGCAGAGCGGCTTGCTGCGGAACTCGCTGCTCTACCCATCAATCCCCTTAGGGTCACGGCCTTCTCAAACGTGACCGCCAGGCACATCGATGGCCCGGCCGAAGTCCCTGCTCTCCTGGCACGGCAGGTCACGAGCCCGGTCCTCTGGGAGGACACCATTTCGAACATGCTTGAGGAGGGCGTGGACACCTTCGTGGAGGTCGGACCGGGCAAGGTTCTCTCCGGGTTTGTCCGCAGGATGGCTCCAGACGCCAGGATCACCAGCGTGGATGACCTAAAATCCCTGGACGAAGTGAGGGCGTGGGCATGAGGCTCACGGGCAAGACGGCGATCGTCACAGGTGGAGCCCGCGGGATCGGCCGCGCGATCGCACTCAGGCTCGGACGCGAGGGGGCAAGTGTGGCGGTCAACTACTTCTCCTCTTCTGAAGAAAGCGCGTCCGCGCTGGCGAAGGAAATCGAAGCGTCCGGGGGCTGTGCCATGGTGGTTCCCGGGGACGTGACCTCGGAGTCTGATGTCAGAAGCCTGTTCGATAAGGTCATGTCGGCGTGGGGTCGGGTGGACATCCTCGTGAACAACGCCGGTATCACCAGGGATGGTCTGGCAGTGCGCATGTCGTCAGAAGATTTCACCCGAGTGCTCGACGTCAATCTTCTCGGGACGTTCCATTGCAGCCGTCAGGCTGCTCAGATCATGCTCAGGCAGCGAGGTGGGCGGATCATCAACATCTCGTCGGTGGTGGGGATCACAGGGAACCCGGGTCAGGCCAACTACGCGGCGAGCAAGGCTGGCATCATCGGCCTGACCAAGTCTCTCGCACTCGAACTCGCCAGTAGGGGCATCACAGTCAATGCGGTGGCCCCAGGCTTCATAGTCACCGACATGACCTCTGCGTTGGACAGCGCAGTGCGCGAGGGCTATCTCGCACGAATACCCATGCGTAAGCTGGGGGAGCCCGACGACGTGGCCGGCGTGGTGTCCTTCCTTGCCTCCGACGATTCCGCCTACAT
This window encodes:
- the acpP gene encoding acyl carrier protein; the encoded protein is MAFEQIRDIVSDQLGVEKDRITMDSTFTGDLGADSLDMVELLMALEEKLGVHIEDDDAKTMKTVGDAVRYLEARS
- the fabK gene encoding enoyl-[acyl-carrier-protein] reductase FabK, encoding MRTLYGSRLCRMLGLDYPIIQGGMAWVADASLAAAVSDAGALGIIAAGNAPPEWLREQIRLARAFTDRPFGVNIMLMSQTARAAVDVVCEERVSVVTTGAGSPGEFMSALKAAGVIVIPVVASSAQARRVVESGADAVIAEGYESGGHVGELTTMALVPQVADAVDVPVIAAGGIGDGRGVAAALCLGADGVQLGTRFLVATECTIHPRYKARVLAARDSDTAVTGRSTGHPVRCLKNRLVREFQRLERAGAPPETLEALGEGKLALAAREGDVDNGSVMAGQIAGLVRDEASAEEIVRGLMAQAAQIIEAVGLRFRD
- the fabD gene encoding ACP S-malonyltransferase encodes the protein MKTAFLFSGQGAQYVGMGRDVYEAEPKAREVYRRASDALGYGVENICFEENSLLHKTEYTQPAIVTTSLALLAVLREAGMEADVTAGLSLGEYSALIYSGALGLEDGVRLVSKRGRFMQEAVPEGVGTMATILGLERDKVVEACLEASDVGVVEAANFNCPGQIVISGEVAAVDRACQIAREKGAKRTIRLNVSAPFHSSMLAPAAERLAAELAALPINPLRVTAFSNVTARHIDGPAEVPALLARQVTSPVLWEDTISNMLEEGVDTFVEVGPGKVLSGFVRRMAPDARITSVDDLKSLDEVRAWA
- the fabG gene encoding 3-oxoacyl-[acyl-carrier-protein] reductase, translating into MRLTGKTAIVTGGARGIGRAIALRLGREGASVAVNYFSSSEESASALAKEIEASGGCAMVVPGDVTSESDVRSLFDKVMSAWGRVDILVNNAGITRDGLAVRMSSEDFTRVLDVNLLGTFHCSRQAAQIMLRQRGGRIINISSVVGITGNPGQANYAASKAGIIGLTKSLALELASRGITVNAVAPGFIVTDMTSALDSAVREGYLARIPMRKLGEPDDVAGVVSFLASDDSAYITGQVIQVDGGLAT